ATTCTTCAATCATTGCTTGAGCATTGAGGGGCTGGTCAGCAGGGACAAAATGGCCACCACCCAAGACAACAACATTGGTGAGTGACTTCCATTGTTGGACATAGCCAGCAAGCTCTCCATTCACCTTCCATATCTTCCTGTCTGCATTCACATACTCCACAATCCCTTCCCAGTTCATAGTCTTCACCCATGCCGCAACTTGCACAGGACCATCAAGCAAATCAAGTTGACCTTGATACAACAACACCCTAATAGTGTTGCTTCTCAACAACTCCTCCACCATGAACTTCACACTCTTCATCAAATCAGCATACAATGAAGCTTTAACATCACCGTCATGTAACTCCCACATTAGCGATTCGTTCACTCCCAGTGTCTTCTTCACCTCAGCCAAGTTCAAGAacttagtaatccaatcttcatAGCGGTACGGATGATCTTTCCTTGAGTAATCATACAAAGTAGCCAACCCTGCCATTTCTTGAAGCTTCGTGAAGGTTTTGGTTTGTGCATCCGTTGCTTCACTCCAATTCCGTATCTGTACCAAATTAACTGCTTCAATCTGAATCTTCTCCAACTCGTTCTTCTGCCTCTCATTGATCAAACCAACATGATAAGCAGTGTTAGCATGAGTCAGAATTTGAGTCGTTGGATCTGTTGCTCCATCACCAATAGCAACACCAGCCAAATTTAATTTATCAGAGTCAGTCAACCTTGCATTCTCCTTCAATATATGGTACCCTATTGAAGCAATATACTTGCCAGCATAGCTTTCTCCCGTAATGTAAATGGGGCGATGTTTGAAAACCGGATGAAGCTGAAGAAACGTTGTTATAGCAGAAAAGAGGTGTTTTGCAACACCATTTTGTTCCGTCGGGATCTCGGTTAATGATGACGCCACACTAAAACCAGTACCAATGGGGTTATCGAGAAAAAGAAGGCCAAAGAGTCTGTTCCATGCACCGGAGTTGGGTCGGAAAGTGAGGGACTTGTCGGAGAAAGTCCATGGTCCAACCTCATAGAGGTTGCCTAACATGGAGGAGCAGCCAGGGCCACCCTGGAGCCAAATGAGAAGTGGGGTTTCGGAGAGAGGTAAGGTTGAGTTCTGAGCTTCGTAGAATGCATAgaagattgcagaagaagaagtggtAGTTACTGGAAGGTAACCAGATTTGGTGGGGTGAGCTTCTTTGGGGAatggattgtttgagtttgaagaaGCTAAGACATTAGTTTGAATGGTGAAGAAGAAGCCTAAGGAAATAACAAtggagatgaggaagaagaaggaggactCCATATATGCTTTATGGCTTATTATGGCTCTATTGCAGAGTAGGTAGTTTACATATATAGATCAATAAGAACTAAGAGACTATAATAAAACTGAATTGTGTTTTAagcatatattaaaattagtcattaaaaataataattaaaataaaattatattaaaaataaattaaattatataaatatttatatataaatatataataattaattttataatgtaaataatatttttaaataaaattagttaattatttgttttaaattttgtagCTTCAAAAACTACTATTTTAATtggataaacaataaaaaaataattcgaataattttaatgttaataaaaatatttttaaataatttaaaaatatgttaaaaCTAACTAACTTTGGTCAAAATTTTActctttaatataaaaaaataacgtGATTCATTtgctaatataaaaattttacttgttatataaaaaattttatttatcagattaattttttattaatattaaatgtcttcatttatgaatatatatttttattatatttttgattaaaaattttttattaataataaaatttaaaaatatttttatcaactaCAAAATAATTCAGATACATTTTCGATTATTTATCCTCTTAATTTGATTCCTTTGGGGTTTGTGGATGATGTTACGTCGTACgtgctgctgctgctgcattGCGGGTCCGGTTTAATTGCGACcactaaaataatttaaatgatactttggagtatttttttaaatttttctggtGACTTTGGAGTTCATATACTATACTACGGTCCAGAAGTATTTAGTTGAAGAAAAATCTTTTCATGTATTTATAAAACAATAATATTATGTCTACTTCTAAATTTGCGATTATTTTTATGCATTAAACTAaatcaaatttagaataaaatgagatggataaaaaaaaatacaactaactaaatatatattcaaattagttatcaaactatatatatatttaccaaaaatagaaaaattcgaacTCGTAATCTTTTAAATGAGTATGCAGAGAgtcactaaaaaaaataaatatacagagatagtgtcatttaaattttagtttgttggtaaaactaaatatattattagtataaaatatatattaaaaaccaGTTAAATTAgatgtattatatataaatatatagtgattgattttgataattaattttaatatataaataatatttttaaaaaataggagtacaaatttaattaataattataaattagataTACAAATATGCTATATATAGAGTTAAGTTTATAGATTAATTGTTAGAGTAACAAGACAAGTAGTGGTTTTGTGTTCGATGAAAGTATtgtattaaacaaagaaaaaatatattaatctcTTGTTCCACCAACTTTTAACTAGCTATATAAACAAAAATCTCCTCTATATGAATATACTAGTAAGATTC
The sequence above is drawn from the Arachis hypogaea cultivar Tifrunner chromosome 4, arahy.Tifrunner.gnm2.J5K5, whole genome shotgun sequence genome and encodes:
- the LOC112796756 gene encoding serine carboxypeptidase-like 50, coding for MESSFFFLISIVISLGFFFTIQTNVLASSNSNNPFPKEAHPTKSGYLPVTTTSSSAIFYAFYEAQNSTLPLSETPLLIWLQGGPGCSSMLGNLYEVGPWTFSDKSLTFRPNSGAWNRLFGLLFLDNPIGTGFSVASSLTEIPTEQNGVAKHLFSAITTFLQLHPVFKHRPIYITGESYAGKYIASIGYHILKENARLTDSDKLNLAGVAIGDGATDPTTQILTHANTAYHVGLINERQKNELEKIQIEAVNLVQIRNWSEATDAQTKTFTKLQEMAGLATLYDYSRKDHPYRYEDWITKFLNLAEVKKTLGVNESLMWELHDGDVKASLYADLMKSVKFMVEELLRSNTIRVLLYQGQLDLLDGPVQVAAWVKTMNWEGIVEYVNADRKIWKVNGELAGYVQQWKSLTNVVVLGGGHFVPADQPLNAQAMIEEWVLQKGIFANSPSFAYL